A part of Caretta caretta isolate rCarCar2 chromosome 1, rCarCar1.hap1, whole genome shotgun sequence genomic DNA contains:
- the LOC125631447 gene encoding olfactory receptor 52D1-like gives MMAVFNLTHFDASAFFLMGIPDLEAAHIWISIPFSIFYIMGLLGNFTLLYVIAKEQTLHKPMYLPLSMLALTEIGTSTSIVPKPLLLSRQPFCANRMIPHTCCDHMAMVKMSCGDITVNKMYGLLIAFVITMLDLTLIALSYGLFITVSSKKAHQKSFTTCTDHIGVMKMSYPSFLFSTVTYRFGQGNAPHLHIILTNLYYLLLPMFNPIIYGAKTLELREKLCKCTCRI, from the exons ATGATGGCAGTTTTCAACCTCACACACTTTGACGCTTCAGCATTCTTTCTAATGGGCATCCCTGACTTGGAAGCTGCTCACATctggatttccatccctttctctaTTTTCTACATTATGGGCCTCCTGGGAAATTTCACGCTTCTCTATGTTATAGCCAAGGAGCAGACTTTGCACAAGCCGATGTACCTGCCGCTCTCCATGCTGGCACTGACAGAAATCGGCACATCTACTTCCATCGTGCCAAAG cccctgctcctgagcaggcaGCCATTCTGTGCCAACCGCATGATCCCACACACATGCTGTGACCACATGGCCATGGTGAAGATGTCGTGTGGCGACATTACAGTCAACAAGATGTACGGTTTGCTAATAGCATTTGTAATCACCATGTTAGACCTGACACTTATTGCCCTGTCCTATGGTCTGTTCATCACAGTATCCTCCAAGAAAGCCCACCAGAAATCTTTCACCACTTGCACAGACCATATCGGTGTGATGAAGATGTCTTatccttccttcctcttctccactgTGACATACCGGTTTGGTCAGGGAAATGCTCCCCATCTTCACATCATCTTGACCAACCTATAttacctcctcctccccatgttcaATCCTATCATTTATGGGGCCAAAACCTTAGAGCTTCGTGAGAAATTGTGTAAGTGCACTTGCAGAATATGA